A window from Marinagarivorans cellulosilyticus encodes these proteins:
- a CDS encoding chemotaxis protein CheW yields MNKLTGAAFNPTDAMPQPVDTPMASNRWDRQRGYGVILGGIHILLPIGVFCEFVSQPILTTLPNSPNYFLGLMNLRGNLAPVYDINRFIDGDRSAPAVQARQVIILGKGDDCAALLCDAPPRTFDLTYVAFNKDFTAAPESIQNLLTRRFMIDGVPWFELDFRSTFKQLAAQ; encoded by the coding sequence ATGAATAAACTTACTGGCGCTGCTTTTAACCCGACTGACGCCATGCCTCAGCCTGTTGATACCCCGATGGCCTCAAATCGTTGGGATAGGCAGCGGGGCTACGGCGTTATTCTTGGCGGTATTCATATCCTGCTCCCTATTGGTGTGTTCTGTGAGTTTGTTTCCCAGCCAATTTTGACAACTTTGCCCAATTCTCCTAATTATTTCTTAGGTTTGATGAATCTACGTGGCAACTTGGCGCCAGTTTACGACATTAACCGCTTTATAGATGGCGACCGTTCCGCCCCTGCCGTGCAGGCTCGCCAGGTTATTATTTTAGGTAAAGGTGACGATTGTGCTGCATTACTGTGTGATGCGCCCCCTAGAACGTTCGATTTAACCTACGTTGCTTTTAATAAAGATTTTACCGCTGCACCTGAGTCAATTCAGAATTTGTTAACCCGCCGGTTTATGATTGATGGTGTTCCGTGGTTTGAGTTGGATTTTCGAAGTACTTTTAAACAATTGGCAGCACAGTAA
- a CDS encoding response regulator — MQQITAQKPAASREFTVGIIGANPNALAAFKRIFSVTGYRIRAYRAVAIASNATSVAGDVDILVLCANNPNVMAHWFSRRESGDIQKPIIRLAKTGSALIGDELIVPVPLNPSKFLKTLDDYTIKELKFFPEFEIGRDDGRVSGETLAGIRLLKGGVGDNVLPGLKRALVVDDSLPVRKQIEIQFSLLGVQAHLVESAELALEQMQRIQYDVIFLDVVMPGMDGYAACKRIRKLKQYKSTPIVLLTSRSSSFDKLKGALAGCDTYLVKPINHNDFENVLKKHFKPQGDKQ; from the coding sequence ATGCAACAAATTACAGCGCAAAAACCAGCGGCATCTCGCGAGTTTACAGTTGGCATCATTGGGGCTAACCCGAATGCGCTTGCTGCTTTTAAACGTATCTTCAGTGTTACTGGTTATCGAATTCGTGCATATCGCGCGGTAGCTATTGCCTCGAATGCAACTAGTGTCGCCGGCGATGTTGATATTTTAGTGTTATGTGCAAATAACCCTAATGTTATGGCGCACTGGTTTAGTCGTCGCGAGTCAGGTGATATTCAAAAACCGATTATCCGTTTGGCCAAAACAGGCAGCGCCCTTATTGGTGATGAATTGATTGTCCCTGTTCCACTAAACCCGAGTAAATTCTTAAAAACCTTAGATGACTATACGATTAAAGAGTTAAAGTTTTTCCCTGAGTTTGAGATCGGTCGTGATGATGGTCGGGTTTCGGGTGAGACCTTGGCAGGTATTCGATTATTAAAAGGTGGCGTTGGTGATAATGTCCTTCCGGGCTTAAAACGGGCATTGGTCGTTGACGATAGCTTGCCGGTGCGCAAGCAAATAGAAATTCAATTTAGCTTGCTTGGCGTGCAGGCGCATTTGGTCGAGAGTGCCGAGCTGGCATTAGAGCAAATGCAGCGTATCCAATACGACGTAATTTTCTTAGATGTTGTTATGCCTGGCATGGATGGTTATGCCGCTTGCAAGCGTATACGAAAGTTAAAACAATATAAGTCTACACCTATTGTTCTACTGACAAGCCGGTCTTCTTCTTTCGATAAGTTAAAGGGGGCTTTGGCCGGCTGCGATACTTATTTAGTTAAACCTATAAATCACAATGACTTTGAAAATGTATTGAAAAAACATTTCAAACCGCAAGGAGATAAACAGTAA
- a CDS encoding diguanylate cyclase: MKILLVEDSATLRYAISRYINEVGHEAILAQDGEEAMHIVDETAVDMIIMDVEMPGLDGFETTSLIREMLGEHWVPIIFVTGKSEESDFKEGIEAGGDDYLIKPVSRVILKAKIRAMERIIDMRNELNKANRELTELSERDSLTRLYNRRTFENRAQDYWRQANRSRDPLSILLLDIDHFKAFNDSYGHIAGDDCIRKVSASIAQCANRPGDMVARFGGEEFIVLLTNTPESGARHVAEQIREAILDLRIEHRESSACEYVTISIGGGTLNNTQNGDLTSLVHAADQALYRSKDNGRNCVSVRQYTPLPKLLLLDQHSHTRPMIEKQLLSHCTLISADTYTDALSAAQQQNPDIVVLDDDDINQALNFCRHLSELNAVRVPIILITNEDDSNAHTPFDQLVVLHKPVDSRSLLANINRFLL; encoded by the coding sequence ATGAAAATACTACTGGTTGAAGACAGCGCCACACTTCGCTACGCCATCAGCCGCTATATCAACGAGGTTGGCCACGAGGCAATATTGGCGCAAGACGGCGAAGAAGCCATGCACATCGTGGACGAAACCGCTGTCGACATGATCATCATGGACGTAGAAATGCCAGGCCTCGACGGCTTTGAAACCACCAGCCTTATTCGCGAAATGCTGGGCGAACACTGGGTGCCCATTATTTTCGTAACCGGGAAAAGCGAAGAGAGCGACTTCAAAGAAGGCATCGAAGCTGGCGGCGACGATTACCTCATCAAACCCGTTAGCCGGGTAATTTTAAAAGCCAAAATTCGCGCAATGGAACGCATTATCGACATGCGTAACGAGCTCAATAAAGCCAACCGAGAGCTTACTGAACTCAGCGAACGCGACAGCCTTACTCGGCTTTACAACCGACGAACATTTGAAAACCGCGCACAAGATTATTGGCGACAAGCCAACCGTTCACGCGACCCACTTAGCATTCTGCTGCTAGACATAGACCACTTCAAAGCCTTCAACGATAGTTATGGCCATATTGCCGGCGACGATTGCATTCGCAAAGTTTCAGCCTCCATTGCGCAATGCGCCAACCGCCCCGGCGACATGGTGGCACGCTTTGGCGGGGAAGAGTTCATTGTATTACTGACTAACACGCCAGAATCTGGCGCGCGCCACGTGGCAGAACAAATTCGAGAAGCTATCTTGGACCTACGCATAGAGCATAGAGAATCCAGTGCCTGCGAATACGTTACTATCAGTATTGGCGGCGGCACACTCAACAACACCCAAAACGGTGACCTCACCTCCTTAGTACATGCCGCTGATCAGGCCCTTTATCGCTCAAAAGATAACGGTAGAAACTGCGTCTCCGTACGCCAATACACCCCGCTACCCAAGCTGCTATTGCTCGACCAGCATAGTCATACACGCCCAATGATAGAAAAACAGCTGCTTAGCCACTGCACCCTAATTTCTGCAGACACATACACCGACGCACTCAGCGCAGCGCAACAGCAAAACCCCGATATTGTTGTGCTCGATGACGACGACATTAATCAAGCGCTCAACTTTTGTCGTCACCTTTCAGAGCTTAACGCTGTGCGCGTCCCGATTATCCTCATTACCAACGAGGATGACTCCAATGCCCACACGCCATTCGACCAACTTGTGGTACTTCACAAGCCAGTCGACAGCCGCAGCTTGCTGGCCAATATAAACCGCTTTTTGCTATAA
- a CDS encoding isoamylase early set domain-containing protein, which produces MTIEKNYLKSKPICKVKFILPKQRLQGAKTVHLVGTFNDWDIDAQKLRKQKTGEFAATLSLPVGEKHEFRYLLDGEHWENDESADQYVPSRVSYEENSVVVV; this is translated from the coding sequence ATGACAATCGAAAAAAACTATCTTAAAAGTAAGCCTATTTGTAAGGTTAAATTCATCCTTCCGAAGCAGCGCTTACAGGGCGCAAAAACCGTTCATTTGGTCGGAACATTTAATGATTGGGATATTGATGCTCAGAAGCTGCGTAAGCAAAAGACAGGTGAGTTCGCCGCTACACTCTCGCTGCCCGTTGGGGAAAAGCATGAGTTTCGTTATTTATTAGATGGCGAGCATTGGGAAAACGATGAATCGGCCGATCAATACGTGCCTTCGCGCGTTAGCTACGAAGAAAATTCGGTAGTGGTAGTTTAG
- a CDS encoding response regulator: MTTSKILIVDDSPVDLANLKGIVEEAGYSVVTASDGEEAYKIAKSARPDLILMDVVMEGVDGYEACRLITSDHETGKIPVIFVTSKNQKADEVWAKIQGGKAVIPKPYKSEQILNAIQSA; the protein is encoded by the coding sequence ATGACCACTAGCAAAATTTTAATTGTTGATGATTCGCCCGTTGATTTGGCTAATTTGAAAGGTATTGTTGAGGAGGCCGGTTATAGCGTTGTGACAGCCTCGGATGGAGAAGAAGCTTATAAAATTGCTAAGTCGGCGCGCCCAGATTTAATTCTGATGGATGTCGTTATGGAAGGCGTGGATGGTTACGAGGCCTGCCGTTTGATAACCAGTGACCATGAAACTGGAAAAATCCCCGTTATTTTTGTTACCAGTAAAAACCAGAAGGCCGATGAGGTCTGGGCAAAAATTCAAGGTGGTAAGGCGGTAATTCCTAAGCCGTACAAAAGCGAACAAATTTTAAACGCTATTCAAAGCGCATGA
- a CDS encoding DUF2288 domain-containing protein: MDKASAKQELLSQTAKISWEELQRFFAAGKLIYVSQPLDLIEVGAELIQDNKAQFLEWTQSQAIHPVNDEQAQLWSKSNPTLWAAAVSPWVLIQELKAE; this comes from the coding sequence ATGGATAAAGCAAGCGCAAAACAAGAGCTGCTTTCTCAGACGGCCAAAATCAGCTGGGAAGAACTACAACGCTTTTTTGCTGCCGGGAAGCTGATATACGTCTCGCAGCCACTGGACTTAATTGAGGTGGGAGCAGAGCTTATCCAAGATAACAAGGCACAGTTCTTAGAGTGGACGCAAAGCCAAGCCATTCATCCAGTCAATGATGAACAAGCTCAATTGTGGTCCAAAAGCAACCCAACCCTATGGGCTGCTGCCGTGTCACCATGGGTTCTGATACAGGAGTTAAAAGCGGAGTAA
- a CDS encoding methyl-accepting chemotaxis protein — protein MNFLFNLRISQKIMALVAGLCVGFIAIGIAYFVQINMQTQQAKERAQLNQLQAALVSLATQSSQLKSNLDGKADAEALLDQLRSSKLANGSELSNVTDLLNQFLVAVGEQAAVQSGLLEREKALDAAALALDDVVVDPLALAQLRAAEFAYRAQPTTTGYEAVFDNIEMVSRESVINALEVVDGYSAAFEEFAYSLKNAQVLSAREGELERSLNNALVVLAATVNDQVLSTEAAAAELAQLIVAAFIVMVFVIVTATAMGVYFIYKSIVFPMAHIQSVIRRINRGKLKARVKLIENDELGDLGRAFNQLLDERIQNLEEQSLENERLNNSIISLIRAVGTIARKDLTIKVPVSADITGTVSDAINLLTSETAKTLAQVRTISGEVDKVADVLQVQSSAVVRVAEDERKQVIATAKALETSARAMNDIAAKAGDADSLAKEAISSTQQARESVEGAVASILGIRETISETEKRIKRLGDRSQEVSGIVSLINTIAERTHILALNASMHAASAGEAGKGFAVVADEVQRLAENAREATADISSMVNNIRVETSDTVNIMNKLIAEVAAGTKTAELAGRRMNDTDKTTNELVQLVAVMAQSAIRQAEVTSRVRDRAMIIRNFTEKTGSQLGQQKAYTDGLKNQSASLVAQVNLFKLPSELLEAESALLTKAS, from the coding sequence ATGAATTTCCTTTTTAACTTGCGAATATCTCAGAAGATTATGGCGCTTGTCGCTGGTCTTTGTGTGGGTTTTATCGCAATTGGTATCGCTTATTTTGTGCAAATTAATATGCAGACACAGCAAGCGAAAGAGCGTGCACAACTCAACCAGTTGCAAGCTGCGTTGGTATCGTTAGCGACGCAAAGCAGTCAACTTAAGAGTAATTTAGACGGTAAAGCCGATGCTGAGGCATTGCTTGATCAGTTGCGTAGCAGCAAGTTGGCAAATGGTTCCGAGCTAAGCAATGTCACAGATTTGTTGAATCAATTTCTTGTGGCGGTTGGTGAGCAGGCGGCTGTACAAAGCGGCTTGCTTGAACGCGAAAAGGCGTTGGACGCGGCGGCGCTCGCGCTCGATGACGTGGTGGTTGACCCGTTGGCACTGGCGCAGTTGCGCGCTGCCGAATTTGCGTATCGTGCACAGCCAACAACGACAGGGTATGAAGCTGTTTTTGACAACATCGAGATGGTATCCCGAGAATCGGTGATCAATGCGTTGGAGGTCGTTGATGGCTATTCGGCGGCTTTTGAAGAGTTTGCATATTCTTTGAAAAATGCGCAGGTTCTTAGCGCGCGTGAAGGTGAACTGGAGCGAAGCTTAAATAATGCCTTGGTTGTTTTGGCTGCTACGGTGAACGATCAAGTTCTATCGACCGAAGCTGCAGCGGCTGAACTGGCACAGTTGATTGTTGCTGCGTTTATTGTGATGGTATTTGTGATCGTGACGGCAACAGCGATGGGGGTTTACTTTATCTATAAGAGCATTGTTTTCCCTATGGCGCACATACAAAGCGTGATTCGCCGGATTAACCGAGGCAAGCTCAAGGCGCGAGTAAAGCTTATTGAAAATGACGAGTTAGGTGATTTAGGGCGTGCTTTTAACCAACTGCTTGATGAGCGTATTCAAAACTTAGAGGAGCAATCGTTAGAGAACGAGCGCCTAAATAACTCAATTATTTCTTTAATTCGTGCGGTAGGAACTATTGCACGCAAAGACCTCACAATTAAGGTACCTGTGTCTGCCGATATTACCGGTACAGTATCGGATGCTATTAACCTATTAACATCAGAAACAGCCAAAACATTGGCCCAAGTGCGCACTATTTCTGGTGAAGTCGATAAAGTTGCCGATGTACTACAGGTTCAATCATCGGCAGTTGTACGCGTAGCTGAAGATGAGCGTAAACAAGTTATTGCCACTGCCAAGGCGTTAGAAACCTCCGCGCGAGCGATGAACGATATTGCTGCTAAAGCAGGTGATGCAGATAGCTTAGCCAAAGAGGCGATCTCTAGTACGCAACAAGCGCGTGAGTCGGTAGAAGGCGCGGTTGCCAGTATTTTAGGTATTCGCGAAACCATTTCCGAAACAGAAAAGCGTATTAAGCGCTTGGGCGACCGCTCGCAAGAAGTTTCTGGGATTGTGAGCTTGATTAACACCATTGCTGAACGAACACACATACTGGCCCTAAATGCCAGTATGCATGCGGCTTCTGCGGGTGAAGCGGGTAAAGGGTTTGCGGTTGTTGCCGATGAGGTTCAGCGCTTGGCTGAAAATGCCCGTGAAGCAACAGCGGACATTTCTTCAATGGTAAACAATATTCGTGTCGAGACATCGGATACGGTAAATATTATGAATAAGCTTATTGCCGAAGTGGCGGCGGGCACAAAGACTGCTGAATTGGCAGGGCGCCGTATGAACGATACCGACAAAACGACTAATGAGCTTGTGCAGCTTGTTGCGGTTATGGCGCAAAGTGCGATTAGACAAGCTGAAGTAACGAGTCGAGTGCGTGACCGAGCGATGATTATTCGAAACTTTACCGAAAAAACGGGTAGTCAGCTGGGGCAGCAAAAAGCCTATACCGATGGTTTGAAAAATCAATCTGCTTCTCTGGTTGCTCAGGTAAACCTCTTTAAGTTGCCCAGCGAACTGCTCGAAGCAGAGTCCGCACTTTTGACTAAAGCCAGTTAG
- a CDS encoding YajQ family cyclic di-GMP-binding protein gives MPSFDIVSEVNTTDARHAIENASRELETRFDFRGVEASFEWKKDHLVIKAEHDFQLQQMIDILRSKLSHQKVDSNTMDIGKPAHSGKTVNQSIRFKEGIDSDLARKIVKLIKDSKIKVQASIQGEQLRVTGKKRDELQGVMALLRKEDLGQPLQFNNFRD, from the coding sequence ATGCCCTCTTTTGATATTGTTTCTGAAGTCAACACCACTGACGCCCGTCACGCCATTGAAAACGCATCCCGAGAACTTGAAACCCGCTTTGATTTTCGTGGTGTAGAAGCCAGCTTTGAATGGAAAAAAGATCACCTAGTCATTAAGGCAGAACACGACTTTCAACTGCAGCAAATGATCGATATTTTACGCTCCAAACTTAGCCATCAAAAAGTCGACAGCAACACCATGGACATCGGCAAGCCAGCCCACTCAGGTAAAACCGTCAACCAAAGTATTCGCTTTAAAGAAGGCATTGATAGCGATCTAGCCCGCAAAATCGTCAAACTCATTAAAGACAGCAAGATAAAAGTACAAGCAAGTATCCAAGGCGAACAGCTTCGGGTTACCGGCAAAAAACGCGATGAGCTTCAAGGCGTTATGGCGCTGCTGCGCAAAGAAGATTTAGGCCAGCCACTGCAATTTAACAATTTCCGAGATTAA
- a CDS encoding hybrid sensor histidine kinase/response regulator, producing the protein MAYDSLSADQQELLDLLRNEIADYVGSEPEYLWSDHCIWSEHFQYVGGQLEHLSRAVQMVGLAGLAISCDYLVKTFYELAALKLPPPEPVQVAVSRWPIVFLGYLQGVLAKGITASGAQELITYLTGPDWPMPLSAEDRQSLLAAFAASDVIVDEHENLYPQAVSDEDASLAAPDDVRPELLDGLITELPAQSESFSASIEHYIRTGDGSYLLTAQRVAHTIKGAGNVVGIHGIANLMHYCEDLLEVHQKGASAGDGFADLLLDAADCLANISDYLQGFAPAPDNVGALLEQLLQVLRGDASLSEPEMPESMAPPLLRESVEPLVNKRGAVVELEDELSNEALGFGDVDLTILDISPEADMAVKDEQAPCAGSVDFDEGAGVAGVVDVHENIDFQESFEGAALTKQPNERLEILPAENTAANEMDIVLAEDIAIDRQAIDELLVDDAELFAVLEDSADDSSLSDIDALLDEVDIDDVGLDALFGDELLDIEALASQAVEEHSGDNIAAQNEDSIAEQLVPSDEASAADVDIQAQDISSSLEPKIQPQFTGENKSANEEEDSKPQFNLTISDDKATDLLRVAGEIQIANTQILSRAGAAQGVIESVLRFQNQLLELAEDLDKRLAREGAMSVAAGISGESEMDPLELERYNELHSFASRLQEVTTDAKEAVKDVDQSLLELKGIVTDQRQMGFEMQNQVLGIRMLPASVLTSRFSRAVRQAARLTKKSAVLAVEGDDVMVDSRVLHTIADPILHLLRNAVDHGLETTAAAREANNKSAEGVVTLSFERVGESVRICVKDDGQGIDYAAIEKLAIDRGLIAPDHDHSSAELQRVILTPGFSTRAQATQTSGRGIGLDVVNDQVRQLKGTLTMSSDQGAGTEFEILVPMSVMSAHLLMVSCEEQLLGLISRGLQQIIYLQAGDIQQNDQGEYFYLLQDDEVPVLALNVIAGFASEANISACTALLITSKAGGELCGIAVEQIRASEEHVIKPLGRLTYKPIGVTGAAILGSGSIAAVMDVHDLPALRFTKEELLHWQERTVTAQRAQQLVRKPIALVVDDSLSARRALAQFMADLGYEVVTAKDGFEAIAQIDNIVPTVALIDLEMPRMNGLELAAHMRSQSRYSAVPIAMITSRTTARHKLLAENAGVDIYLNKPWSDDELITALTQLMPDMAQAASA; encoded by the coding sequence GTGGCATACGACAGCTTATCGGCCGATCAGCAAGAGCTTCTTGATTTATTGCGCAATGAAATTGCGGATTATGTAGGCTCCGAGCCCGAATATTTGTGGAGCGATCACTGCATATGGTCTGAGCATTTTCAGTATGTCGGAGGGCAGTTAGAGCATTTATCTCGTGCAGTGCAAATGGTTGGGCTTGCAGGCTTGGCCATCAGCTGTGACTATCTGGTTAAAACTTTTTATGAGTTAGCCGCGCTTAAATTGCCACCGCCAGAACCTGTGCAGGTGGCGGTGTCGCGTTGGCCGATTGTTTTTTTAGGCTATTTACAAGGTGTGTTGGCCAAAGGAATTACTGCAAGCGGTGCGCAAGAATTAATTACTTACTTAACTGGTCCAGATTGGCCAATGCCATTATCTGCAGAAGATAGGCAGTCGCTATTGGCTGCCTTTGCTGCATCAGATGTAATAGTGGATGAACATGAAAATCTTTATCCGCAGGCTGTTTCTGATGAAGATGCCAGCTTGGCTGCGCCCGATGATGTTCGGCCTGAGTTGCTGGATGGTTTAATTACCGAATTGCCTGCACAGTCAGAATCATTTTCAGCCTCTATAGAACATTATATTCGAACGGGTGACGGCTCTTATTTGCTGACGGCCCAGCGGGTGGCGCACACCATTAAAGGTGCAGGCAATGTTGTCGGCATTCATGGCATCGCTAACTTAATGCATTACTGCGAGGATTTGCTTGAGGTTCACCAAAAAGGTGCTAGCGCTGGTGATGGCTTTGCGGACCTGTTATTAGATGCTGCAGACTGCCTAGCTAACATTTCAGATTACTTGCAAGGCTTTGCGCCTGCTCCTGATAATGTTGGTGCTTTGCTGGAGCAATTGCTGCAGGTGTTACGTGGTGATGCCTCGCTTAGCGAACCTGAAATGCCTGAATCGATGGCGCCACCTTTATTGCGCGAGTCAGTAGAGCCGCTAGTGAATAAAAGAGGCGCTGTTGTTGAATTGGAGGATGAGCTTAGTAACGAAGCGTTGGGTTTTGGTGATGTAGATTTAACGATATTGGACATTAGCCCAGAAGCTGACATGGCGGTTAAAGACGAGCAGGCTCCGTGCGCTGGCAGTGTCGATTTTGATGAAGGGGCCGGTGTTGCTGGTGTGGTCGATGTTCATGAAAACATCGATTTTCAAGAAAGCTTTGAGGGTGCAGCATTAACCAAGCAGCCGAATGAACGTTTAGAAATATTGCCAGCAGAGAATACAGCTGCCAACGAAATGGATATTGTACTAGCCGAAGATATAGCGATTGACCGTCAAGCTATTGATGAGCTGCTTGTTGATGACGCTGAGCTTTTTGCGGTGCTAGAGGATAGTGCTGATGATTCGTCCTTGAGTGATATTGATGCGCTTTTGGATGAGGTTGATATTGATGATGTTGGTTTAGATGCATTATTTGGCGATGAGTTATTAGATATTGAGGCTCTGGCATCGCAAGCTGTTGAGGAGCACTCGGGCGATAATATTGCGGCCCAAAATGAGGATTCGATTGCTGAGCAATTGGTGCCGTCCGATGAGGCGTCAGCTGCTGATGTCGATATACAAGCGCAAGATATTTCTTCGTCACTTGAGCCTAAAATTCAACCTCAGTTTACCGGCGAGAACAAGAGTGCCAATGAAGAGGAGGATTCAAAACCTCAGTTTAACCTTACTATCTCAGATGATAAGGCGACGGACTTGTTGCGTGTTGCAGGTGAAATTCAAATTGCCAATACCCAAATATTGTCGCGCGCAGGAGCGGCTCAAGGCGTTATTGAGTCGGTCTTGCGTTTTCAGAATCAATTGCTGGAGTTAGCTGAAGATTTAGATAAACGCTTAGCGCGTGAAGGCGCAATGTCGGTAGCGGCTGGCATTAGCGGCGAGTCTGAAATGGATCCTTTGGAGCTTGAGCGGTATAACGAGCTGCACAGTTTTGCGAGCCGCTTGCAGGAAGTGACAACCGATGCCAAAGAGGCAGTCAAAGATGTGGATCAATCGCTGCTCGAATTAAAAGGTATCGTCACCGATCAGCGCCAAATGGGTTTTGAAATGCAAAACCAAGTGCTGGGTATTAGGATGTTGCCGGCGTCTGTTCTTACGTCTCGTTTTTCTCGCGCAGTAAGGCAAGCTGCTCGGCTAACGAAAAAGTCGGCGGTGCTCGCTGTAGAGGGCGATGATGTCATGGTTGATTCGAGGGTGCTGCATACAATTGCTGACCCGATTCTGCATCTGTTACGCAACGCAGTTGATCACGGTTTAGAAACGACGGCGGCCGCTCGAGAGGCCAATAATAAAAGTGCTGAAGGCGTGGTTACGCTAAGTTTTGAGCGGGTGGGCGAGTCCGTGCGTATTTGTGTGAAGGACGACGGGCAGGGCATTGATTACGCCGCTATCGAAAAGCTCGCTATCGACAGGGGGCTTATCGCGCCGGATCATGATCATAGTTCCGCTGAATTACAGCGAGTGATTCTGACGCCAGGGTTTAGTACGCGTGCGCAAGCAACGCAAACTTCAGGGCGAGGCATTGGGCTTGATGTTGTTAATGATCAGGTGAGGCAGCTTAAAGGCACGCTGACAATGTCGAGTGACCAGGGAGCTGGCACAGAGTTTGAAATATTGGTCCCTATGAGTGTGATGTCTGCGCACTTATTGATGGTGTCGTGTGAAGAGCAATTGTTGGGGCTTATTAGTCGTGGTTTACAGCAAATTATTTATTTGCAAGCAGGCGATATTCAGCAAAATGATCAAGGTGAATATTTTTATCTGTTGCAAGACGATGAGGTACCGGTGTTAGCATTAAATGTTATTGCCGGGTTTGCTTCAGAGGCGAATATTAGCGCCTGCACAGCGCTACTTATTACGAGTAAGGCTGGTGGAGAGTTGTGTGGCATTGCGGTGGAGCAAATACGAGCAAGTGAAGAGCACGTAATCAAACCTTTAGGTCGCCTAACATACAAACCTATTGGCGTTACAGGGGCGGCTATTTTGGGTAGCGGCTCTATTGCTGCAGTTATGGATGTCCATGATCTGCCGGCTTTGCGATTTACTAAAGAGGAGCTTCTCCATTGGCAAGAGCGCACCGTGACTGCTCAGCGCGCGCAGCAGTTGGTGCGAAAACCCATTGCATTAGTCGTTGATGATTCGCTAAGCGCGCGGCGCGCGTTAGCGCAATTTATGGCTGACTTAGGCTACGAGGTTGTGACTGCCAAAGATGGCTTTGAGGCTATTGCTCAAATTGATAATATTGTCCCCACTGTAGCGCTTATTGATTTAGAAATGCCAAGAATGAATGGTTTAGAGTTGGCTGCGCATATGCGTTCGCAATCGCGTTATAGCGCCGTTCCTATAGCGATGATTACATCGCGAACTACGGCTCGGCACAAATTATTGGCTGAAAACGCAGGTGTCGATATCTATTTAAATAAGCCCTGGAGTGACGACGAACTGATAACAGCGTTGACACAACTGATGCCCGACATGGCTCAGGCAGCTAGCGCATAA